The sequence GAGATGCTCAGATCTGATGGAGGAGTCCCTTTCACaacagggatgtgtgtgtgtgtgtgtgtgtgtgtaaatgtatatatatatataatttatataaattatataaatatatatgtgtgtatatatatatttacgttctgggatacatgtgcagaacgtgcaggtttgttacataggtatacatgtgccatggtaggttgctgcacccaccaacccatCATCCAGGTTGTAAGCCCCGTAtgcattaggcatttctcctaatgcgcTCCCTGCCCTcgcccccaaccccctgacaggccccagtgtgtaaagTTCCTCTCCCACAACAGggatatttttgaaatgaatctGTGGCAATGGAGATGAGTAAAACCAACGTTTACTGAGCACTCACCATGTGCCAGAAACAGTGCCATTTTACAGCTCCAGGATAcactttttctaatttaattttaataactgtGTGAGGTTGTGGTTGGTTTTGCCCTATTGCAGGTGATAAAACTGGGGGCCAGAGAGATTAGGGAGCTCACCAAAATTGAAACAGATAGTAAGTGAGCTAGGAGTGGTGGAGCAGTGATTCCACCCTAGTTATCAGGCCCCATAGCATGTTGTCTTAATTGTTACTGAAGATTTGATCGATGGGACCTACAGGAGTGCAGGAAGTTGACCAAGAGCACACAGACCataggaggctgagctgggacttgaacccaggtctctcgACTCCCAGCCATGAGTCTTTATCTCCTAATAGTAACAGTTTCCGGTCCTATCCAAGCTGGTCCTTCCTGGGGATGGGTGCCTGGGGCAGAGGACCAGGAGGATGATTGCAGGGGATCCATCTTGGTGTTTGGGTCTGGGAAGGCACTCACAGGAGGCAGTTCCCAGCTTCAACTCTGTTTTTACTCTGGCCAGGACAAGTGGCAGCGCCTGGCCTCGGAGAGCAGCGCCAGACTGGACATATTTGAGCACCTCAGCCTTATGACCTTGGACAGTCTGCAGAAATGCGTCTTCAACTTTGAAAGCAATTGTCAGGAGTGAGTCCTTTCCTATGGCCTGAGAACTTGGGCCACGAACCCAAGGGAGTAGGTTGGAAAAGGATGACTGACTGGGGTAACCAGAAGTGTCTTTCTGAAGGCACTTTCTATGTGTCGTAGCTGGACTTTGAaggatggggaaggggagagagaaagtaCGGTCCTTTCAAGTAGGTAGAAATATTTGAGTATAGGCAAGAAGACTAGGATGAGGCAAGCGTGTGCAGCAGACAGTAGAGATGAGTTTGTGGAAGTAGACAGGGAATAGATTTCAGGACActgaaaatcaggaaaaatggCATGAACTTTATCAGGAGGTTCCCAGGAATCTTTTGAAGGGAGTTGGACCGATGACCGGTGCAGTCACAACTGAGCTCTGTGGAGGTCTGCCTGTCATGTGGACACGACACGGAGCTGACATTGGATGCAAGTCGGTGACGGTGGGGGCTGGGCCAGAAAGAGCTGGAGGACAGTGAGGTCTGAGTTTTGTGAACAGGTTTTGGAAGGAAAAGAGTCCTGACTGGATACTGGGTGGCAGAGACAGGAGAGAAGCATGGTGTCCAAGCTATGCTCTGGGTACCTAGGTGCATGGAAGCAGCTCTCAGAGATGGGACGCCTGGAGAGAAGGGAGTTTGGAGAGTCAAGTCTCCTGGCTGTTTCCGGATACTCAATTTCCTGGTGGACAGTAACTTCTAGCTGCTGGTGAGAGGTGCTCCTGGGACTTTGCATATGTTAAGTTGTTACCTCCCTCATGCAGGAAGCCCAGTGAATATATTGCCACTATCTTGGAGCTCAGTGCATTTGTAGAAAAAAGAAACCAGCAGATTCTCTTGCACACGGACTTCCTGTATCATCTCACTCCTGATGGGCAGCGCTTCTGCAGGTCCTGCCGCCTGGTACATGACTTCACAGATGCCGTCATCCAGGAGCGGCGCCGAACCCTCCGCACTCAGGGTATTGATGATTTCCTCAAGAACAAGGCAAAGTCCAAGACTTTGGACTTCATTGATGTGCTTCTGCTGAGCAAGGTGGGCTTCTCTGGGATGTGAATTCAAGTCACAGAGTGGAGATTTATGCCAATGTCAAATGAAAGAACTTGGACTTGATCCAGAGGGCAGTGGGAGCCATGGAACATGCTTGAAAAAGACAGGTCAGAGATAGGTTTGAGAGATGACTCTGTGGAATTCAGCTGGCAGGGGACCGCTAAGTTTGAAATAGTGAGGAGCCTGAGATTTTACTTACATGTTAGTAAGTCAGTCTGACACATTTTTATGCATATCTATGtgtctatgtctatatctatgaTGACAGATGCACCAAACCCCTGGATCATAGCAGCCTGTTTTAATCATTCACAGCCAATAGCAGCCACCAGAGTAGGATTGTAGAGCTGGCTCTCCATTCCCATATTCCTCCTAGGGTAGCACAATGTTTTTACCTGTAAATACACCAGAATGCACTGCAGAGAGGGGGCCCCACATTATACATCTTGGAGCTTACATAGGATAGCTAGCACATCTGCCCCTTCTTCCTTCCATGGTGAGTGTgagaatgggagagagagggggtggggagagagagagagagagaggagagagagagagagagagagaatgtttgCTTTGTTCTGGAGTAAAATCTACTCCTCTCCAGGGAGATGTCCATGCCCGTAAGTGCATGGTGTTATAGATTTATAACGTAGGTGGTGGTGTTATAGCTTTATAACCCAGATGCCTTCTGGAAAGATAAGAAGGATTCTCTGAGTTTACCACTCTAGAATGTGAGCAAATATCTTCAGAGCAATACTCAATTTCTAACTTCCAAGCCAAACTGCCATTGAAATATGCTGTAACCCAGGTTGCCAGTAATGTTTCACTCCAAAAGTCCTCATTATTCAGAGACAAGATAATATTCATAGGTCATTGACTCTTCCCAGCAGGGCCAAATAGGAGGCAAAGAAGGCAGCGGGAAAGCCCGTGGTTGGTGGGCTCTGATGGTGGTTACCAAGAGACATCTAGGAGTGCACGATGGGCTTGGTTTTCTGGAAAGAGGATGGATCTTCAGAAATTGTTTTAGGTTTGACTCAAGAGCCCCCAGAGCTGGTGTGATTTGGGGCAGGGGTATTGTCTTGCCTTCTCTCCAGGATGAAGACGGGAAGGAGTTGTCTGATGAGGACAAAAGAGCAGAAGCTGACACCTTCATGTTTGGGGGTGAGGGTCTCAGTGTGGGACTGCAGTGGGGACAGGGGCCTCTCCATCCCAGCG comes from Macaca fascicularis isolate 582-1 chromosome 19, T2T-MFA8v1.1 and encodes:
- the LOC102132489 gene encoding cytochrome P450 4F11-like isoform X1, encoding MSLYLLIVTVSGPIQAGPSWGWVPGAEDQEDDCRGSILVFGSGKALTGGSSQLQLCFYSGQDKWQRLASESSARLDIFEHLSLMTLDSLQKCVFNFESNCQEKPSEYIATILELSAFVEKRNQQILLHTDFLYHLTPDGQRFCRSCRLVHDFTDAVIQERRRTLRTQGIDDFLKNKAKSKTLDFIDVLLLSKDEDGKELSDEDKRAEADTFMFGGEGLSVGLQWGQGPLHPSDVAMWSLLGPIPPRKAPRIPGTLPARSARASEGSQCSSQMEETS
- the LOC102132489 gene encoding cytochrome P450 4F11-like isoform X2 → MLTPAFHFNILKPYMKIFNKSVNIMHDKWQRLASESSARLDIFEHLSLMTLDSLQKCVFNFESNCQEKPSEYIATILELSAFVEKRNQQILLHTDFLYHLTPDGQRFCRSCRLVHDFTDAVIQERRRTLRTQGIDDFLKNKAKSKTLDFIDVLLLSKDEDGKELSDEDKRAEADTFMFGGEGLSVGLQWGQGPLHPSDVAMWSLLGPIPPRKAPRIPGTLPARSARASEGSQCSSQMEETS